TCGAGCTAACTGTAATTATCGAGCCATTCAACTAGGTATGGGCATTAATACAGGAACATTAATGTTAGGGACTGTGGGCGGATATAACCGCATGGATACCACCGTGATTAGTGATGCGGTTAATTTAGCGGCTCGTTTGGAAGGCTTAACCAAAAATTATGGCGTATCATTATTAATTTCTCACCACACGTTCAAACAATTACAAAACCCCTACGACTATGCTATCCGCATGATTGATCATGTCAAAGTCAAAGGTAAATCTGAACTGGTTACCGTCTATGAAATCTTTGATGCTGACTTACCGGAAGTTCGAGAGGGTAAATTGGCAAATCAAGACCGATTTGCCTTAGCGTTGTCTCTGTATAATCAACAGGCTTATGCCGAAGCACTACGCTTGTTTGAAGCCTGTTTGCGTCAAAACCCAGCGGATCAGGTGGCGAAAATTTATCAGCAACGCTGTCATCTGAATTCTAATACCAATTCTGTTTGACAATTCTAGCCCGGAGTTCAAACTCCAGGCTAAGAGCTTAAGTCCATTTTATGAACTTAAGCTCTTATATCGTCGTCTAAAGATGACTTAAACAAACATGGCAACTTTCTTTGGGCTTACCCTATTTTCCTGTTCAACCTGTAAGACATTACCATACAGATTGGCAATAATCTGTTGACCTGTTTTCGTGACCTCTAAATACCGCAAAGCGGGTTGGATGTATTGCAACACAATTGTCCAGAAAAAGTTGGGGTAGTTTTGCCGCAGTTCACCCGGATTTTGATAGCCTAAAATTTTATTCGCGCCACTTTCTTCAAACTCGCCAAACAAGGCGGGAATCTTTTGTAAGTAACGTGGATCACTAAGCTGACCAATCAAATCAGCCGCACGAGTCAAACCCGGATAATTCATCGTATCGTGATGGGCGTTATCAGCAGGTACTGGAAAACGGGTTAACTCAATATTGCGTTTTACGATGGCACAATCAATGAAGGGATGAGCGCCGAAATACTCGTCCACAAACCGCTTTCCTCGGTCAATATGGTAGCATGTCAAACTCGCATCGGTTGCCCCCTGGGGCAAGGATATCATCATATCATCAAGACCAATCACGTACAATCGTTGATCAGGTTGGTCATTTCGGCAAATCCCCTTAATATAGCCGATGTCATGGCATAACCAAGACACGATTGATGTGAGCCAATCTTGACGGGAAACGTTTCCTTCTAGGATATGTTTCCCTCGAAGGATTTCTTGTCCGACTAAGCTCACCAAAATGGTATGTTCAACATTGTGGTATAGAGCATCACTCTGGGCAATCCGGTCGAGAGTCACTTGCGCCACTCCCGTGATCACCTCAGCATAATCGGTTTGAGAATTTCCGTAAGTCTGACGGTAGCCGACTTGTAGACGTTCGACACAATCGCGAACTAGCACCCCTGTTAAATTAAACATTGTTCTTCCCCTGTCATACTATCTAAATTTATAACCGAGTCGGGTATTTCAGCCCGGTTGGGCGGCTTTACCCTGGTAGATTCACAGATCAATCGGTGGGGAACACCTATTTATTAGTTTCGTTGATCATCTGGGTTATGTAAACCATAAAACCTCACAAAAAAAAATAATAGTTTGGGTGAGATAACAATCCAAATCAATTTTATTTGTTGATCAAAGAAAAACCTCATAAAACCTCATAACTATTTCTTTGTATGTTCATCGCCCGTTAAAAAAGCCTGAAATATCAGGTAAATTTTTTTAATCGCTATTCCCAGAATCGAGAAAAATTAACTTCGCCGAGAGAGCGCTTGTTAAAATTATAATAAAGTTGATGATTAGAATGGATATAATTTAGCATGGCATAACCCTAGCAGGAAAGCAACGGCGGGGGATCGTCTTATGTAAGGGGTTGAGAAATATTCACATAACTTAATATACTGGAGTTTATTTCCACCAACCTACTTAGCCAGACTCAATGAAACGTGAAATCGTTTTGTTGTCGGTTCCATGTTTCCTGTTCCCTAGTTTTAATTTTGAATTTTATTGATGAAGGGGAGATGGATTATAAAGACGCCTTAAATTTTATCGATCGCTTAACCTATCTGAAGACGGGAAAGCACCTAAATGACCTAGAACGGCAGGTTTTTGTCGGATCTTGGCAAGGACGCTCCTATAAGGAGATTTATCCGCAAAATCCGGAGTATGTGGAAAAATATGTGGGCTATAAGTTATGGCAAAAGCTTTCCCAGGTATTAGGGGAAAAAGTCAGCAAAAAAAAGATTCAGGGTGCGATCGCGCGAGCCAAGACGCAGCAGCCGCAAGTGTTTCTCAGTTACCGAAACCAAGAGCCTGACGAGAGTTTAGCGATTCAGTTAGAGGAGGCGATCGCCCAAGCCGGATATCCAGCCTTTAGAACAGGGGTGGAAAAGGGTTCGA
The nucleotide sequence above comes from Coleofasciculus chthonoplastes PCC 7420. Encoded proteins:
- a CDS encoding Npun_R2479 family HD domain-containing metalloprotein is translated as MFNLTGVLVRDCVERLQVGYRQTYGNSQTDYAEVITGVAQVTLDRIAQSDALYHNVEHTILVSLVGQEILRGKHILEGNVSRQDWLTSIVSWLCHDIGYIKGICRNDQPDQRLYVIGLDDMMISLPQGATDASLTCYHIDRGKRFVDEYFGAHPFIDCAIVKRNIELTRFPVPADNAHHDTMNYPGLTRAADLIGQLSDPRYLQKIPALFGEFEESGANKILGYQNPGELRQNYPNFFWTIVLQYIQPALRYLEVTKTGQQIIANLYGNVLQVEQENRVSPKKVAMFV